From a region of the Dictyostelium discoideum AX4 chromosome 2 chromosome, whole genome shotgun sequence genome:
- the ncsA gene encoding NCS-1/frequenin-related protein, giving the protein MGNQLGTLKKEEVELLQNSSHFDSRELRALYKQFRKDSPSGTINKQEFKEIMTQMGVGDQFLQDLLFNVFDKNKDSTINFQEFVCGLSSITRGTPEEKIEFAFSLYDIDGNGYITRSEMESILESMYKLVGTFVTCSGKKFDPHDLIEEFFDSMDDDGDGYISLEEYKRGTLKNPDIIQGLKLLNQ; this is encoded by the exons ATGGGAAATCAATTAGGAACTCTTAAAAAGGAAGAGGTAGAGCTCCTTCAAAATTCATCACATT TTGATTCTAGAGAATTAAGAGCATTATATAAACAGTTTAGAAAAGATTCACCATCTGGAACTATTAATAAACAAGAATTTAAAGAGATAATGACACAAATGGGTGTAGGTGATCAATTTCTacaagatttattatttaatgtattcgataaaaataaagattcaaCAATAAACTTTCAAGAGTTTGTATGTGGTTTGTCTTCAATAACTAGAGGTACTCCAGAGGAGAAAATAGaat ttgCATTTTCATTATATGATATCGATGGTAATGGATATATAACAAGATCAGAGATGGAATCAATTTTAGAGAGCATGTATAAATTAGTTGGAACATTTGTAACATGTTCTGGTAAAAAGTTTGATCCTCATGATTTAATAGAAGAATTTTTCGATTCAAtggatgatgatggtgatggttaTATATCCTTAGAAGAATATAAAAGAGGAACTTTAAAAAATCCTGACATAATTCAaggtttaaaattattaaatcaatag
- the rps24 gene encoding 40S ribosomal protein S24, with the protein MDKAAVVVRTRKVLTNRLLSRKQFVVEVVHPGKANVSKKDLKTTIAKLHKVADPETIFLFGFKTDFGGGKSTGFGLIYDNLEIAKKYEPKYRLARAGLYTKPQTSRKQRKEKKNRLKKAGKKTAKK; encoded by the exons atGGATAAAGCTGCCGTCGTTGTTCGTACCAGAAAGGTCTTAACCAACCGTCTCCTCTCAAGAAAGCAATTCGTTGTCGAAGTTGTTCACCCAGGTAAAGCCAACGTCTCcaaaaaagacttaaaaacCACCATTGCTAAACTCCACAAAGTTGCTGACCCAGAAACCATCTTCCTCTTTGGTTTCAAGACTGACTTCGGTGGTGGTAAATCAACTGGTTTCGGTTTAATCTATGACAACTTAGAAATTGCCAAGAAATACGAACCAAAATACCGTCTTGCACGT gcTGGTTTATACACTAAACCACAAACCTCAAGAAAACAAAGAAAGGAAAAGAAGAACCGTTTAAAGAAAGCTGGCAAGAAAACCgccaaaaaataa
- the tbpA gene encoding TATA-binding protein, with amino-acid sequence MSTATTTSTPAQNVDLSKHPSGIIPTLQNIVSTVNMATELDLKAIALGARNAEYNPKRFAAVIMRIREPKTTALIFKSGKMVCTGAKSEDASRFAARKYARIIQKLDFPARFTDFKIQNIVGSCDVKFPIKLELLHNAHTSFTNYEPEIFPGLIYKMIQPKVVLLIFVSGKIVLTGAKVREEIYEAFENIYPVLSAFKKVNAITQ; translated from the exons atgagcACCGCAACCACTACATCTACACCAGCACAAAATGTTGATCTTTCAAAACATCCATCTGGTATTATTCCAACCCTCCA aaatatagTTTCAACAGTAAATATGGCAACAGAATTAGATTTAAAAGCAATTGCATTGGGAGCAAGAAATGCAGAATATAATCCAAAACGTTTTGCAGCAGTTATTATGAGAATTAGAGAACCAAAGACAACAGCATTAATTTTCAAGAGTGGTAAAATGGTTTGCACTGGAGCAAAATCTGAAGATGCAAGTAGATTTGCTGCAAGAAAATATGCAAGAATCATTCAAAAATTGGATTTCCCTGCAAGATTTACAGATTTTAAGATTCAAAATATCGTTGGATCTTGTGATGTCAAATTCCCAATCAAATTAGAACTCTTACATAATGCACATACATCTTTCACCAATTATGAACCTGAAATCTTTCCTGGTTTAATCTATAAAATGATTCAACCTAAAGTagttttattgatttttgtcTCTGGCAAAATCGTCTTGACTGGTGCTAAAGTTCGTGAAGAGATTTATGAAgcttttgaaaatatttatcCTGTACTTTCCGcctttaaaaaagttaatgcAATTactcaataa
- the CSN8 gene encoding COP9 signalosome complex subunit 8 → MAFTEIANLISSKNFKAILDYCQRQEIESKNIDLIKSYYGVYLLSYLINNDLINAKHLWKRIPNDFKQSNQQLKNIYTIIKSISQTNPTITYTSLSINIGDDYTPFITTLKENFQQRTFELISNAYSSITVNDCSSYLGISPEDTIKFTTSKCWEHDKASNTLKPVPIQKQSSELPTGNQQIRSLTSYVLFLEKST, encoded by the exons ATGGCATTCACAGAAATTGCAAACCTAATTagttcaaaaaattttaaagcaATTTTAGATTATTGTCAAAGACAAGAGATTGAATCAAag AAtatagatttaattaaaagttaTTATGGTGTTTATCTCCTttcatatttaattaataatgatct gaTAAACGCAAAACACCTTTGGAAAAGAATACCAAATGATTTCAAACAatcaaatcaacaattaaaaaatatttatacaattattaaatcaatttcccAAACCAATCCAACAATAACATATACTTCactttcaattaatattggtGATGACTATACACCATTTATTACaacattaaaagaaaatttccAACAACGTACTTTTGAACTCATTTCAAATGCATATTCTTCAATCACTGTTAATGATTGTAGTTCATATTTAGGTATTTCACCAGAGGATACAATTAAAT ttACTACATCCAAGTGTTGGGAACACGATAAAGCTAGTAACACCTTAAAACCAGttccaattcaaaaacaatCATCGGAACTTCCAACTGGAAATCAACAAATTAGAAGTTTAACAAGTTATGTACTCTTTTTAGAAAAATcgacataa